In Nitrosophilus labii, the following proteins share a genomic window:
- a CDS encoding HAD family hydrolase, with protein MIKYLIFDMDGTLIDSSLIISNSINYVRKKIGLEPLPKKVIIEAVNDPYLDKPKFFYNANEYTKEQIEWFREYYTKNHQNEVMLFTGIKELLDEIKDYFRLSLATNAYRTSAFEILKHLGLDGYFEIIVCADEVAHPKPAPDMILKIINYFNCKKDEIILIGDGRTDEEAANAAGIGFIKINWGFSDYKEAIKSVEELKETLLKLRFIE; from the coding sequence ATGATAAAATATTTAATCTTTGATATGGATGGAACTTTAATAGATAGCTCTTTGATTATTTCAAACTCTATAAATTACGTAAGAAAAAAGATAGGGTTAGAGCCTCTTCCAAAAAAAGTGATCATTGAAGCAGTAAACGATCCATATCTAGATAAGCCAAAATTTTTTTATAACGCAAATGAATATACCAAAGAACAGATTGAGTGGTTTAGAGAGTATTACACAAAAAACCACCAAAATGAAGTTATGCTTTTTACAGGTATAAAAGAACTTTTGGATGAGATTAAAGACTATTTTAGACTCTCTCTTGCTACAAATGCATATAGAACCTCTGCTTTTGAGATACTTAAACATTTAGGACTTGATGGATATTTCGAGATAATCGTCTGTGCGGACGAAGTAGCTCATCCAAAACCTGCTCCTGATATGATCTTAAAAATCATTAATTATTTTAACTGTAAAAAAGATGAAATTATTTTAATAGGAGATGGAAGAACAGATGAAGAAGCCGCAAATGCTGCTGGAATAGGATTTATAAAAATTAATTGGGGATTTAGCGACTACAAAGAGGCAATCAAAAGTGTAGAGGAGCTAAAAGAGACTCTTTTAAAGTTGAGATTTATAGAGTGA
- a CDS encoding deoxyguanosinetriphosphate triphosphohydrolase: MKCTDRFHPSIDDFRHSFHRDRDRIIHCSSFRRLEYKTQVFINYEGDYFRTRLTHSLEVSQIARTIVRELGLNEALAESIALAHDLGHTPFGHVGGDELDRVIKDGFSENGFEHNFQSYRVVTKLEKRYKDFDGLNLTFATLEGILKHSYPYKKSFLTEWFEETFELDKHPSLEAMVVDKADEIAYISHDIDDGVKYNLIDFETLKESSLVNEVIKEVKKDGLSEEDKLFRYRFSSLLIAKLVISLIEESKKNGIENRRILCKTIPASEKLPINYGTELNKEIKELKKILHQRLYKHPKILRKMYAGKNCIQNLFYAFTKEPRLMPEEFYKRCENEKVYRVAADFIAGMSDRYAMKMYHEIYGITL, translated from the coding sequence TTGAAGTGTACTGACAGGTTTCATCCAAGTATTGACGATTTTAGACACTCTTTTCACAGAGACAGAGACAGAATTATACACTGCTCCTCTTTTAGAAGATTGGAGTATAAAACTCAAGTTTTTATCAATTATGAGGGAGACTATTTTAGGACGAGACTTACACACTCTTTGGAAGTCAGTCAAATTGCAAGAACAATTGTTAGAGAGTTGGGTCTAAATGAAGCTTTAGCCGAATCTATTGCTTTGGCGCATGATTTGGGTCATACTCCATTTGGACATGTTGGAGGTGATGAACTTGACAGAGTTATAAAAGATGGATTTAGCGAAAACGGTTTTGAACACAATTTTCAAAGTTATAGAGTTGTTACAAAACTAGAAAAGAGATACAAAGATTTTGACGGACTAAATCTTACATTTGCCACATTGGAAGGTATTTTAAAACACTCTTATCCTTATAAAAAATCGTTTTTGACAGAATGGTTTGAAGAGACGTTTGAACTTGACAAACACCCTTCATTAGAAGCTATGGTCGTTGATAAAGCAGATGAGATAGCTTATATAAGTCACGATATAGATGACGGGGTAAAGTATAATTTAATAGATTTTGAAACACTAAAAGAGAGTTCGTTGGTAAATGAGGTTATAAAAGAGGTAAAAAAAGATGGTTTAAGTGAAGAAGATAAACTTTTTAGATATAGATTCTCTTCACTTTTGATAGCAAAACTTGTTATCTCTTTGATAGAAGAGTCTAAAAAAAACGGCATTGAAAATAGAAGAATTCTTTGCAAAACTATCCCGGCATCCGAAAAATTACCGATAAATTACGGTACCGAACTAAATAAGGAGATAAAAGAGTTAAAAAAGATTTTGCATCAAAGACTATATAAACATCCAAAAATCTTAAGAAAAATGTATGCTGGAAAAAACTGTATCCAAAATCTTTTTTACGCTTTTACTAAAGAGCCTAGACTTATGCCAGAAGAGTTTTATAAAAGATGCGAAAATGAAAAAGTTTACAGAGTGGCCGCAGATTTTATAGCTGGAATGAGCGACAGATACGCTATGAAAATGTATCATGAGATATACGGGATCACTCTATAA
- a CDS encoding Uma2 family endonuclease has translation MPAKYIPNYTYEDYKKWEGDWELIDGIAIAMAPSPISDHQIILAQITKEIANSLDECEECFVLVEEDWKIDEENVVRPDISVVCGEIGDFIQKAPEIIVEIVSPTTAYKDENIKFEIYEKEKVKFYILVYPKDFKAKIFRLTGKEYDKYGDFFDQKAILDLECKIEIDFKNVFRKLKKLRKKI, from the coding sequence ATGCCGGCAAAGTATATTCCAAATTATACCTATGAAGATTATAAAAAGTGGGAAGGTGATTGGGAGTTGATTGATGGAATAGCTATTGCAATGGCTCCAAGTCCAATAAGTGATCATCAAATAATTTTAGCTCAAATTACTAAAGAGATTGCAAACTCTTTAGATGAGTGTGAAGAGTGTTTTGTTTTGGTTGAAGAGGATTGGAAGATAGATGAGGAGAATGTTGTTAGACCAGATATTAGTGTAGTCTGTGGCGAAATTGGTGATTTTATACAAAAAGCACCGGAAATCATTGTAGAGATAGTAAGTCCAACTACTGCTTATAAAGATGAAAATATAAAATTTGAAATATATGAAAAAGAGAAGGTTAAATTCTATATATTGGTGTATCCAAAAGATTTTAAAGCAAAAATTTTTAGATTAACTGGTAAAGAGTATGATAAATATGGAGATTTTTTTGACCAAAAGGCTATTTTGGATCTGGAGTGCAAAATTGAAATAGACTTTAAAAATGTATTTAGAAAATTAAAAAAACTAAGAAAGAAGATATAG